A section of the Papio anubis isolate 15944 chromosome 4, Panubis1.0, whole genome shotgun sequence genome encodes:
- the LOC100998121 gene encoding gap junction gamma-3 protein, which translates to MCGRFLWRLLAEESRHSTPVGRLLLPVLLGFRLVLLAASGPGVYGDEQSEFVCHTQQPGCKAACFDAFHPLSPLRFWVFQVILVAVPSALYMGFTLYHVIWHWELSGKGKEEETLIQGGEGNTDVPGAGSLRLLWAYVAQLGARLVLEGTALGLQYHLYGFQMPSSFACRREPCLGSITCHLSRPSEKTIFLKTMFGVSGFCLLFTFLELVLLGLGRWWRTWKHKPSSSKYFPTSESTRRHKEATDSLPVVETKEQFQEAVPGRSSAQEKQRPVGPRDA; encoded by the exons ATGTGTGGCAGGTTCCTGTGGCGGCTGCTGGCGGAGGAGAGCCGGCACTCTACCCCCGTGGGGCGCCTCCTGCTTCCCGTGCTCCTGGGATTCCGCCTTGTGCTGCTGGCTGCCAGTGGGCCTGGAGTCTATGGCGATGAGCAGAGTGAATTCGTGTGTCACACTCAGCAACCAGGCTGCAAGGCCGCCTGCTTTGATGCCTTCCACCCCCTCTCCCCGCTGCGTTTCTGGGTCTTCCAGGTCATCTTGGTGGCTGTACCCAGCGCCCTCTACATGGGTTTCACTCTGTATCACGTGATCTGGCACTGGGAATTAtcaggaaaggggaaggaggaggagaccCTGATCCAGGGAGGGGAGGGCAACACAGATGTCCCAGGGGCTGGAAGCCTCAGGCTGCTCTGGGCTTATGTGGCTCAGCTCGGGGCTCGGCTTGTCCTGGAGGGGACAGCCCTGGGGTTGCAGTACCACTTGTATGGGTTCCAGATGCCCAGCTCCTTTGCATGTCGCCGAGAGCCTTGCCTTGGTAGTATAACCTGCCATCTGTCCCGCCCCTCTGAGAAGACCATTTTCCTGAAGACTATGTTTGGAGTCAGTGGGTTCTGTCTCTTGTTTACTTTTCTGGAACTTGTGCTTCTGGGTTTGGGGAGATGGTGGAGGACCTGGAAGCACAAACCTTCCTCTTCTAAATACTTCCCAACTTCAGAGAGCACCAGAAGACACAAGGAAGCAACCGATAGCCTCCCAGTGGTAGAAACCAAAGAGCAGTTTCAAGAGGCAG ttccaGGAAGAAGCTCAGCCCAGGAAAAACAAAGACCAGTTGGACCCAGAGATGCCTGA